A region from the bacterium genome encodes:
- the efp gene encoding elongation factor P has translation MIAATQIRRGMILKVDNELYSVMTVQHITPGNWRGMVQTKMRNLRSGKQTERRFRSEESVDRISLDTHELEYLYNEGSDYHFMNTENYEQITLNADTLGDDVYYLIPNIKVEAQFHEGQPISIEMPSTVDLIVLETEPSVRSATVTNVTKAAKLETGLIVQVPQFVNTGERIRIDTTEGKYMQRA, from the coding sequence ATGATTGCAGCCACACAAATTCGACGGGGTATGATATTGAAAGTGGATAATGAACTGTACTCTGTTATGACAGTTCAACACATCACACCCGGAAACTGGCGAGGTATGGTGCAAACCAAAATGCGCAACCTTCGCAGCGGAAAACAGACGGAACGTAGATTTCGATCTGAAGAAAGTGTTGATCGGATTAGTCTGGATACTCATGAGCTGGAGTATCTTTACAATGAAGGTAGCGATTATCATTTCATGAACACGGAAAACTATGAGCAGATCACATTGAATGCCGATACTCTCGGTGACGATGTTTACTACTTGATTCCGAATATTAAGGTGGAAGCTCAATTCCATGAAGGCCAACCGATCTCGATCGAAATGCCGAGTACCGTTGATTTGATAGTTTTAGAAACCGAACCAAGCGTTCGATCCGCAACCGTTACAAACGTGACAAAGGCCGCAAAACTGGAAACCGGACTGATTGTTCAAGTGCCTCAGTTTGTGAATACCGGTGAAAGGATTCGCATCGATACCACTGAAGGCAAATACATGCAGCGGGCTTGA
- a CDS encoding PilZ domain-containing protein: MSFGEKRRSVRVPVDFEASFTRGERTVAARVLNLSVDGVLLRTSEMLDSGDPIQLTFELVDQEVQVKGRVVWGGSVEDSGRTFGMGIHFENISAVQQAAIEQFIRNVLKI; encoded by the coding sequence ATGAGTTTTGGGGAAAAAAGAAGATCCGTACGTGTTCCGGTCGATTTTGAAGCCTCTTTCACCCGTGGAGAAAGGACTGTTGCCGCTCGTGTTTTGAATTTATCAGTAGATGGCGTTCTTTTGCGGACCTCTGAGATGCTGGATTCCGGAGACCCGATCCAGCTCACATTCGAGCTTGTGGATCAGGAAGTTCAAGTGAAAGGAAGAGTGGTCTGGGGTGGTTCAGTGGAAGACAGCGGTCGAACTTTCGGCATGGGTATTCATTTCGAAAATATTTCTGCGGTTCAGCAAGCGGCCATTGAACAATTCATACGCAACGTCCTGAAAATTTGA
- a CDS encoding fused MFS/spermidine synthase, translating into MKSLPKLSSRWLLYVLFFLSGFTGLVYEISWSRILSTVLGNTSLAITVVVSIFLGGLALGSFVAPRISLFRSHPLRTYAVLEFFVASYSACTPWLGGWVDQIYGHAYAGVASQFWLSVLLKASITALLFLLPAVAMGATLPVLVRSFAEDQRRHSAAFLYGINTAGAVLGTLLCGYILLPHLGIKTTIVSTAFLNLAIGLLALFLSARSTFEEWEVRAGVGRFHPAYLLVFLTGFASLSYEILWTRALSMFFGSSVYAFSSILSAFLLGIACGSSYYSKRISEGADPYQFFSLIQFRICLAAIFFLGVFMGVPYLLIWLYQSLYDSFALFQTAQFLLIGATVFYATFLSGAAFPAALQFFRSQSKDLPRHVANIYSFNTVGSIAGSICAGFLLIPSLGVERSIRLMGLLNLIIGIVCFRKSHPKHHDRKVLAIGAVCLLLLLMLPQWNQSIYNSGFYAFAYKYVPKQASAKKIPPRYLESGLLPVPHSAQEFRLIYYGEGLTATVAVVEQQKNIRSLLINGKPDASNVPTGDMRTQLLLGHLPVLLKGDADEALVIGLGSGVTSGALVTHGLRRIDCVEIEKKVAEAARFFDKENLRVMDRKIFRLILDDGRNFVRHSSGRYDVITSEPSNLWMSGVANLFTREFFLSAKQRLKPGGIMCQWIHLYQISMEDVLIFLKTFHSVFPYLSIWIDESDMLVLGAAEPIPVSRNVLAQRMSDPAVWWSMHRSSITPDYLFARYVGDDRMMQVVRKTVPLNLDDHPILEFSAPKSLFVNHSSQIARSLITFQRLAELNKL; encoded by the coding sequence TTGAAGTCCTTACCAAAGCTATCCTCACGGTGGCTCCTCTACGTTCTCTTTTTCCTCAGTGGTTTTACAGGTTTGGTATATGAGATCTCGTGGTCACGCATCCTCTCCACTGTCCTGGGGAACACTTCGCTCGCAATCACAGTTGTCGTATCCATTTTCCTGGGTGGGTTGGCCCTTGGCAGCTTCGTGGCGCCGCGAATCTCCCTATTTCGCAGCCATCCTCTTCGAACTTACGCGGTTCTGGAATTTTTTGTTGCAAGCTACTCGGCCTGCACTCCGTGGTTGGGTGGCTGGGTGGATCAAATCTACGGCCATGCGTATGCCGGTGTCGCTTCTCAGTTCTGGCTTTCGGTTCTTCTCAAAGCAAGCATTACCGCGTTACTTTTTCTTCTTCCTGCGGTTGCCATGGGGGCCACTCTTCCCGTTCTGGTTCGCTCTTTTGCGGAAGACCAGAGGCGTCACAGCGCGGCGTTTCTCTATGGAATCAATACAGCAGGCGCCGTATTGGGAACGCTCCTTTGCGGATACATTTTACTCCCACATCTAGGAATAAAAACAACTATCGTTTCGACCGCTTTCCTGAATTTGGCCATCGGGCTGCTTGCGCTGTTTCTTTCGGCGCGGTCAACGTTCGAAGAATGGGAAGTTCGCGCGGGGGTGGGCCGGTTCCATCCTGCTTATCTCCTTGTGTTTCTCACAGGCTTTGCGTCGCTTTCCTACGAAATTCTATGGACGCGCGCCCTTTCCATGTTTTTTGGTTCCTCTGTTTATGCTTTCAGCTCCATTCTCTCTGCTTTCTTACTCGGTATCGCTTGCGGGAGCAGCTATTATTCCAAACGAATCTCGGAAGGAGCGGACCCGTATCAATTCTTCAGCCTGATTCAGTTCCGGATCTGTCTTGCGGCGATTTTTTTTCTGGGTGTTTTTATGGGGGTTCCATATTTGCTCATCTGGCTTTATCAGTCGTTGTATGATTCCTTTGCATTATTTCAGACTGCGCAATTTCTTTTGATTGGCGCAACCGTTTTCTATGCCACATTTTTGAGCGGAGCGGCGTTTCCCGCAGCTCTGCAATTCTTTCGCAGTCAATCGAAGGATCTTCCGCGGCATGTAGCAAACATTTACAGTTTCAATACAGTTGGCAGTATAGCCGGCAGCATCTGCGCCGGTTTTCTTTTGATTCCATCGCTGGGTGTGGAACGATCGATCCGGTTGATGGGTCTTTTGAATCTCATCATTGGAATTGTTTGTTTTCGCAAAAGTCATCCAAAGCATCACGATAGGAAGGTGCTTGCGATCGGCGCGGTATGTCTTCTGCTGTTGTTGATGTTGCCGCAATGGAATCAGTCTATCTACAATTCAGGCTTCTACGCATTCGCCTACAAATACGTTCCGAAACAGGCAAGTGCGAAAAAGATTCCACCGCGATATCTTGAGTCAGGTTTGCTCCCAGTGCCACATTCTGCTCAAGAGTTCAGGTTGATCTACTATGGAGAGGGTTTAACGGCTACGGTGGCCGTTGTGGAGCAACAAAAAAACATCAGGAGTTTGTTGATCAACGGAAAACCGGATGCGTCGAATGTCCCCACGGGCGACATGCGCACGCAATTGTTGCTCGGGCATTTGCCTGTGCTCCTGAAAGGGGATGCCGATGAGGCCCTCGTGATTGGCCTGGGAAGCGGGGTGACTTCAGGAGCGCTGGTTACTCATGGACTGCGCCGCATCGATTGCGTAGAAATTGAGAAGAAAGTCGCAGAGGCCGCTCGATTTTTTGATAAAGAAAACTTGAGGGTGATGGATCGAAAGATTTTTCGTCTCATTCTGGATGACGGACGAAATTTTGTTCGTCATAGTTCCGGTCGGTACGATGTGATTACTTCAGAACCGAGCAACCTGTGGATGTCAGGTGTCGCCAATTTGTTCACGCGCGAGTTCTTTCTTTCTGCAAAACAAAGGTTGAAGCCGGGTGGAATCATGTGCCAGTGGATCCATTTGTATCAAATTTCCATGGAGGACGTTCTGATTTTTCTCAAGACGTTTCACTCTGTTTTTCCTTACTTATCCATATGGATCGATGAAAGCGATATGCTGGTCCTTGGCGCGGCAGAGCCTATTCCAGTGAGCCGAAACGTTCTGGCGCAACGGATGTCGGATCCGGCCGTTTGGTGGTCCATGCATCGTTCTTCCATTACGCCTGATTATCTTTTTGCGCGCTATGTTGGAGATGACAGAATGATGCAGGTCGTTCGGAAAACGGTTCCGCTAAACCTGGATGATCATCCGATTCTAGAGTTTTCCGCTCCTAAAAGCCTGTTCGTGAATCACTCCAGCCAGATCGCTCGAAGCTTGATCACTTTCCAACGACTCGCCGAACTGAACAAGCTTTGA
- a CDS encoding ATP-binding protein codes for MHNSFRLIVVLFLIALVLHNYNSNKVLNLALDSLGQNIEDRMRIVAEQTNSELERAPLSAETLRTLCNLHKLDGIIVYGKGFQILEKFHQPLPGDLIQQLSSASNFPNASTHSEPYLVRRVNPPREQGLSAVLLLFNAERLFRIERSAKIINYLNLLVIGFAAILGFYFIESTLRPLRVLMQTARSAPSDLPSTGNRNDSDFLIGTFKGVIAKLKEKEQELNRLHQAEKARADDVEHLNQDLLRSIGSGLILIDRSGKIRVFNHAAEQILEASRLTAVNQPYESVVPKYSPLLLQDIRNCFAQKNHIVRAEMVLQTARGNSRFLSASIMPLQDRQQQFSGVFCIFSDITEFKMLQQHMAQKEKFASLGEMAAGVAHEFRNSIATVTGYLQMVEDRITLEQKTYIAPIHKEINSLQKVVNDFLSFAKPVQPHFEKVNLREIIQDCIAETTVTSKEVDFECRGEFPEIPGDEAMLRQVFSNLFRNAVEALKGTGRKGCVSVSGSVTAEGKASRIEIRDNGNGIRPEDLERIFTPFYSTKQDGVGLGLAIVQKLVLSHNGSIHVDSNPEGSVFRVHLPVV; via the coding sequence ATGCATAACAGCTTTCGGCTGATCGTTGTTTTATTCCTGATTGCGCTGGTTCTTCACAACTACAATTCCAATAAGGTCCTGAATCTTGCGCTGGATTCGCTTGGGCAGAACATAGAAGACCGAATGCGAATCGTAGCGGAGCAAACCAATTCAGAGCTGGAACGTGCGCCATTGAGCGCCGAAACGCTGCGAACTTTGTGCAACCTTCACAAGCTGGATGGAATTATCGTTTATGGAAAAGGCTTTCAAATCCTGGAGAAGTTTCACCAGCCGCTTCCCGGGGATTTGATACAGCAGCTCAGCTCAGCGTCAAATTTTCCGAATGCCAGCACCCATTCGGAACCGTATCTGGTCCGCCGCGTGAACCCTCCCCGTGAGCAAGGATTGTCCGCAGTGCTCCTTTTGTTCAATGCGGAAAGGCTTTTCAGGATTGAGCGTTCTGCAAAAATCATCAACTACCTGAATTTGCTGGTTATAGGATTCGCTGCAATCCTCGGTTTCTACTTTATTGAATCTACATTACGTCCCCTGCGAGTTTTAATGCAGACAGCGCGATCTGCTCCCTCCGATTTGCCTTCGACCGGCAACCGAAACGACTCCGATTTCCTGATCGGGACTTTCAAAGGTGTAATCGCCAAACTAAAAGAGAAAGAGCAGGAGCTCAATCGCTTGCATCAGGCGGAAAAAGCGCGCGCGGATGATGTAGAGCATTTGAATCAGGATTTGCTGCGCAGTATCGGAAGCGGGCTGATTTTGATCGATCGATCGGGAAAGATCCGCGTCTTCAACCACGCGGCGGAACAGATCCTCGAAGCATCCAGACTCACAGCCGTGAACCAGCCTTACGAATCGGTCGTTCCGAAATATTCACCGTTGCTTTTACAGGACATTCGCAATTGTTTTGCGCAAAAGAATCACATTGTGCGCGCCGAGATGGTGCTTCAAACGGCCAGAGGAAATTCACGTTTTCTCAGCGCAAGCATCATGCCCCTGCAGGACCGCCAGCAACAATTTTCGGGAGTGTTCTGTATTTTTTCGGATATTACAGAGTTCAAAATGCTTCAACAGCACATGGCGCAAAAAGAAAAATTCGCAAGTCTTGGAGAAATGGCGGCAGGCGTAGCGCACGAATTTCGGAATTCCATTGCAACCGTCACCGGATACCTGCAAATGGTGGAAGACAGAATCACTCTCGAACAAAAAACTTACATTGCCCCCATCCATAAGGAAATCAATTCTCTTCAAAAAGTGGTCAATGATTTCCTTTCGTTCGCAAAACCTGTGCAGCCACATTTCGAAAAAGTAAATCTACGTGAAATCATTCAGGATTGCATCGCAGAAACCACAGTGACTTCAAAAGAGGTCGATTTCGAATGTCGCGGAGAATTTCCCGAAATCCCGGGTGATGAAGCGATGTTGCGTCAAGTCTTTTCCAACCTGTTCCGAAACGCCGTAGAAGCTCTCAAAGGAACGGGCCGGAAAGGATGCGTTTCGGTAAGCGGCAGCGTAACAGCGGAAGGGAAAGCATCCCGCATAGAAATCAGAGACAACGGGAATGGTATCCGGCCGGAAGATCTTGAACGCATTTTTACGCCGTTTTACTCAACAAAACAGGACGGTGTTGGACTCGGATTGGCGATTGTCCAGAAACTCGTCCTGTCTCACAATGGTTCGATCCACGTGGATAGCAATCCTGAAGGAAGCGTCTTCCGAGTTCACCTGCCGGTTGTGTAA
- the rocD gene encoding ornithine--oxo-acid transaminase, with protein MNTKSFVELEERYSARNYHPLDVVINRAEGVWVYDVEGNRYLDCLSAYSAVNQGHRHPRIMKALVEQAGKVTLTSRAFRNDQFGLFCKELCELTGYEMTLLMNSGAEAVETAVKTARKWGYVKKGIEKDKAEIIVCEDNFHGRTTTIISFSSEPQYREDFGPYTPGFKLIPYGDADALRKAITPNTAGFLVEPIQGESGVKFPPEGYLKRAAEICKENNVLFITDEIQSGLGRAGTMFAADYEGVHSDMVIIGKALGGGFYPISGVLASREILGVYRPGDHGSTFGGNPLACAVAREALKVIVEERLVEKSAELGKYFLNKVREIPSRYIKQVRGRGLFIGIDLKPEAGGARKFCEALKGRGMLCKETHEHVIRLAPPLVISQEEIDWACDQLRAVL; from the coding sequence ATGAATACAAAGAGTTTTGTTGAGTTGGAAGAACGATACAGCGCCAGAAATTATCATCCGCTGGATGTTGTGATCAATCGTGCGGAGGGCGTCTGGGTATATGACGTTGAGGGAAACCGCTACCTGGACTGTCTGAGCGCATATTCAGCGGTGAACCAGGGACACAGGCATCCACGCATTATGAAAGCGCTTGTCGAACAAGCGGGAAAAGTGACTCTAACTTCACGCGCCTTTCGCAATGATCAGTTCGGACTGTTTTGCAAAGAGCTTTGTGAACTTACCGGTTACGAAATGACTCTGTTGATGAACTCGGGTGCGGAAGCTGTAGAAACAGCGGTTAAGACGGCACGCAAATGGGGCTATGTAAAGAAAGGGATTGAAAAAGACAAAGCGGAAATCATTGTGTGCGAAGATAATTTTCACGGGCGCACGACTACTATCATCAGTTTTTCGAGTGAACCGCAGTACCGGGAAGATTTCGGACCCTACACACCCGGCTTCAAATTGATTCCCTACGGCGATGCTGATGCCTTGCGCAAGGCGATTACTCCAAATACCGCCGGTTTTCTTGTTGAACCGATTCAGGGAGAGAGTGGTGTAAAGTTTCCGCCGGAAGGTTATCTCAAGAGAGCTGCAGAAATTTGCAAAGAGAATAACGTTTTGTTTATTACTGATGAGATTCAAAGCGGGCTGGGCCGCGCGGGAACTATGTTCGCCGCTGATTACGAAGGTGTGCATTCCGACATGGTAATCATTGGAAAAGCACTCGGGGGCGGTTTCTATCCGATTTCAGGAGTGCTAGCGAGTCGCGAAATTCTAGGAGTCTACCGGCCTGGAGATCATGGGAGTACGTTTGGAGGGAATCCCCTGGCCTGCGCCGTCGCGCGGGAAGCGTTAAAAGTCATTGTAGAAGAAAGGCTGGTGGAAAAATCGGCTGAACTGGGAAAGTATTTCCTCAACAAAGTGAGAGAGATTCCGAGCCGTTATATCAAACAGGTTCGAGGCCGCGGACTCTTTATTGGAATCGATTTAAAGCCGGAAGCAGGTGGCGCGCGTAAATTTTGCGAAGCGCTCAAAGGGCGTGGAATGCTCTGCAAAGAAACGCACGAACATGTGATCCGGTTGGCTCCGCCTCTGGTGATTTCGCAGGAGGAAATCGATTGGGCGTGCGACCAGCTCCGCGCAGTTTTATAA
- a CDS encoding ABC transporter substrate-binding protein encodes MSSPFLKASSNQLLLRYSYVLLFLFIYGCGSPHLTSYQPDTIVMALSSFPTNLDPRIGLDAASEDFHNLIFNGLLRKDAQGRMVPDACSRFEKITLLRYRFYLRPGIFFHDGKPMSAEDVVYTYESILKGSILTTKKAALGSVVTVRSVGEDIVEMELSEPFNGLLVNLNVGIVPKGAKSDFARTPIGTGPYVLRSYRQDAEAVLEANQKYFDGAPRTRFLRIRMISDATTRALELQKGSLDLVMGAVIVPPDHYSVLKNQPHLKTILSPGNNYSYLGFNMKDGLLKDRRVRQAIGYAIDREEIVRKLYHGAATRASGLLAPHHWSYEKDVLILSHDPGKAKALLNEAGHPDPDGEGPKMRFYLTHKSSTNEFRRMLASVFQSQLKTVGIGLKVRTYEFGTFFSDINRGNFQMFMLTWIGESDPDIYRNIFSTNGTRNRGKYSDPQIDRWVEGARTAETEDQQKYFYSLIQKKIAEDCPYVSLWYENNVAVFRKEMQGFELTPNADVRLLKNVYWSPS; translated from the coding sequence ATGTCGTCACCGTTCCTGAAAGCTTCTTCTAATCAATTGCTTCTAAGATATTCATACGTTCTCCTTTTCCTTTTCATCTACGGATGTGGCTCCCCTCACCTGACTTCTTACCAGCCGGACACAATTGTTATGGCGCTTTCCTCATTTCCCACCAATCTCGATCCCAGAATCGGGCTGGATGCAGCATCGGAAGATTTTCATAACCTGATCTTTAATGGTCTCCTGCGCAAAGACGCTCAAGGAAGAATGGTGCCGGACGCGTGTTCCCGCTTTGAGAAGATTACACTCCTGCGGTATCGCTTCTATTTGCGACCGGGAATCTTTTTTCATGATGGGAAACCGATGAGTGCGGAAGACGTTGTCTACACTTACGAATCGATTCTGAAAGGGTCGATTCTCACTACCAAGAAAGCTGCACTCGGGAGTGTAGTGACCGTTCGGTCGGTTGGAGAAGATATTGTGGAAATGGAATTGAGCGAGCCTTTTAACGGACTTCTGGTGAATTTAAATGTGGGAATCGTTCCGAAAGGAGCAAAATCAGATTTCGCGCGCACACCGATCGGGACGGGGCCGTACGTATTGCGCTCTTATCGTCAAGATGCTGAAGCGGTACTGGAAGCAAATCAAAAATACTTTGATGGAGCACCGCGCACGCGGTTTCTGCGGATCCGGATGATCTCGGATGCAACTACGCGCGCGCTGGAACTCCAAAAAGGCTCTCTGGATCTTGTCATGGGAGCTGTAATTGTTCCTCCGGACCATTATTCCGTGCTGAAGAACCAACCGCACCTGAAGACCATCCTTTCACCGGGCAACAACTATTCGTACCTGGGCTTCAACATGAAAGACGGCCTGTTGAAAGACCGGAGAGTTCGCCAGGCCATCGGATACGCAATTGACCGCGAAGAGATCGTCCGGAAGCTGTACCATGGCGCTGCGACGCGCGCCAGCGGATTGCTCGCGCCTCATCACTGGTCTTACGAAAAAGATGTATTGATTCTTTCCCACGATCCTGGAAAAGCCAAAGCGCTATTGAACGAAGCGGGCCATCCAGACCCGGATGGAGAGGGTCCAAAAATGCGTTTCTATTTAACACACAAATCAAGCACCAATGAATTCAGACGAATGCTTGCATCAGTTTTTCAAAGTCAGCTGAAAACAGTTGGTATCGGATTGAAAGTCCGGACTTACGAATTTGGAACCTTTTTTTCGGACATCAACCGCGGAAATTTTCAAATGTTTATGCTCACATGGATTGGAGAAAGCGATCCCGATATTTACCGGAATATTTTTTCTACAAACGGAACCAGAAACCGTGGCAAGTACAGCGATCCGCAAATCGATCGATGGGTTGAAGGAGCCCGCACGGCAGAAACAGAAGATCAGCAGAAATACTTCTATTCTCTTATACAGAAGAAAATCGCTGAAGATTGTCCTTATGTATCACTCTGGTATGAAAACAATGTTGCAGTATTTCGAAAGGAGATGCAGGGCTTTGAATTGACTCCTAACGCCGATGTCCGTCTATTGAAAAATGTGTACTGGAGTCCTTCGTAG
- a CDS encoding polysaccharide biosynthesis/export family protein has product MKKLAFFFALFLSTYLFAQQVGTITKISLKPESDRFNVFITGEGKLECNTLIMDNPPRIALDFPNVKNALYPNIIEADENTYVHRVRTSLYAKGRDTISRITVDLKNRLDYSVYKTKDGIVLALSLAATKPVKTDSKTPAAKTKTPPPTTSTPAPAPVQVFKTPPAPVGIQDIVIGPEDLLEVAVFELPQFNTTARVQGDGTITMPLIGSIEVRGLKKKDVEQKIATALQEKYVNNANVSVNVKEYKSRQVSLLGEVKQPGAYYVMSQRTLLQLLSEAGGLSPNAGSKCYVFRPGSPKIEINLRDLMINGNQELNIPIYPGDVVNVPVEMKITIYVFGAVRNPGAVQLSSATPITLMSAIAAAGGPSESAKQSDIRIKRKNSVGAENVIKANLKDILKGKVEDILLFEGDVVTVPESFF; this is encoded by the coding sequence ATGAAAAAACTCGCATTTTTTTTTGCGCTCTTTTTGTCTACCTATCTTTTTGCCCAACAGGTCGGCACGATAACGAAGATCTCGCTGAAGCCCGAATCAGATCGTTTTAATGTATTCATTACCGGTGAAGGAAAACTGGAATGCAATACGTTGATCATGGATAATCCGCCCAGGATCGCGCTTGATTTTCCTAATGTAAAAAACGCGCTATATCCAAACATCATCGAAGCAGATGAAAATACCTATGTTCATCGCGTTCGAACTTCTCTTTATGCAAAAGGACGGGACACTATTTCGCGAATTACCGTTGACCTGAAGAACCGTTTGGACTATTCGGTTTACAAAACGAAGGACGGCATTGTTCTGGCTCTTTCCCTTGCGGCAACCAAACCAGTGAAAACGGACAGCAAAACTCCGGCGGCAAAAACGAAGACCCCGCCACCCACGACTTCTACTCCCGCGCCCGCGCCGGTCCAGGTATTTAAGACTCCGCCGGCTCCGGTAGGAATTCAAGATATCGTAATCGGACCGGAAGATTTGTTGGAAGTTGCTGTTTTTGAGCTCCCCCAATTCAACACGACAGCAAGAGTACAGGGGGATGGCACAATCACCATGCCTCTCATTGGCAGTATAGAGGTTCGCGGCCTGAAGAAGAAAGACGTGGAACAAAAAATTGCCACAGCGTTACAAGAGAAGTATGTGAACAACGCAAATGTTTCGGTCAATGTAAAAGAATACAAGAGCCGCCAGGTATCTTTGTTGGGAGAAGTCAAACAACCGGGCGCCTATTACGTCATGAGCCAGCGTACATTGTTGCAATTACTTTCGGAAGCAGGTGGATTATCTCCAAATGCGGGATCGAAATGTTACGTATTTCGACCGGGTTCGCCGAAGATCGAGATCAACCTGCGGGATCTCATGATCAACGGCAATCAGGAGCTGAACATTCCCATCTACCCGGGAGATGTCGTCAATGTTCCGGTGGAAATGAAAATTACCATTTATGTATTTGGCGCTGTACGAAACCCCGGAGCTGTACAGCTCAGCAGCGCGACACCGATTACGCTCATGTCCGCAATCGCTGCTGCAGGTGGTCCCTCAGAATCCGCGAAACAATCCGATATAAGAATCAAGAGAAAGAATTCAGTCGGAGCAGAAAACGTCATCAAGGCAAATCTAAAAGATATTCTGAAAGGCAAAGTGGAAGACATACTTCTGTTTGAAGGAGATGTCGTCACCGTTCCTGAAAGCTTCTTCTAA
- a CDS encoding carboxypeptidase-like regulatory domain-containing protein yields the protein MKKLDFVRIVAILCIGLMLPLGTGTTWAQPQQENKNKKEVDIEGRVYDYDKDKPLHGVTVRIVNTETGEAREDETDKNGCYEFDDVADGTYSFSVFYKGKDETMMEKVKGEFLLANKITVQASTEKDILIKTCVSLQERNTLFLMDDCDLCRKVPPYIWVVPAVVVAGGIIGRDEDEEVSPSRP from the coding sequence ATGAAGAAGCTTGATTTCGTTCGAATTGTTGCCATCTTGTGCATCGGGTTGATGCTTCCATTAGGAACAGGCACAACCTGGGCTCAACCTCAACAAGAAAACAAGAACAAAAAAGAAGTTGACATAGAAGGTCGGGTGTATGATTACGACAAGGATAAACCCCTACACGGTGTCACGGTTCGGATCGTAAACACAGAAACCGGAGAGGCCCGCGAAGATGAAACCGACAAGAACGGTTGTTATGAGTTTGATGACGTAGCAGACGGCACCTATTCCTTTTCCGTGTTTTATAAAGGGAAAGATGAAACGATGATGGAGAAGGTCAAAGGTGAATTCCTCCTGGCAAACAAAATAACGGTCCAGGCTTCCACAGAAAAGGACATCCTGATCAAAACATGCGTATCTTTGCAGGAAAGAAATACCCTCTTTTTGATGGATGATTGTGATTTGTGTAGGAAGGTTCCGCCCTACATTTGGGTCGTTCCTGCTGTAGTGGTTGCGGGAGGAATTATCGGGCGGGATGAAGACGAAGAAGTCAGTCCTTCCAGACCGTAG
- a CDS encoding glycosyltransferase family 39 protein: MKDLLYHERVAPYVEIWARWDSEWYLLMADHGYDSYDYFKEEGGGRYRPADIAKFPLYPWTIRLFSFLTGNAVYAGVIVSNVATVIFLYYFYRLAAKLLDSENAAQACLFYVFFPTSFFFNAVYTESLFLAALVAAFFFLEEKKLVPAMLGAGLAVLCRSTGILALPALVWLAMLRFPDQKFKSCLAMVFACFLSFTIYLIVIWQSFGSIDAVIAGPDYWRGQTSYPLYALVRFLSNPIAIHGQHNSIIDFSLAIMHLTALVVSFRRLPVPYFVYSIFVIVFPLSSSLFSFSRLCLLNFPFFLFLGSQLSGRWALVLQTLFAMLLAFFMAAFANWYWVG; encoded by the coding sequence ATGAAGGACCTCCTGTATCACGAGCGGGTCGCGCCGTATGTAGAAATCTGGGCGCGCTGGGATTCCGAATGGTATTTGTTGATGGCCGATCACGGATACGATTCTTACGACTATTTTAAGGAGGAGGGGGGCGGTCGCTATCGTCCGGCTGATATTGCGAAATTCCCGTTATACCCGTGGACGATTCGGCTGTTTTCTTTCTTGACTGGCAATGCCGTTTACGCAGGGGTGATTGTCTCTAACGTCGCAACCGTGATTTTCCTCTACTATTTTTACAGACTTGCCGCGAAGCTGCTTGATTCTGAGAATGCGGCACAAGCATGCCTTTTCTATGTGTTTTTTCCAACGAGTTTTTTTTTCAATGCTGTTTACACCGAATCTTTGTTTCTGGCAGCGCTCGTTGCGGCATTTTTTTTTCTGGAGGAGAAAAAACTCGTTCCTGCTATGCTTGGCGCCGGGCTCGCGGTTCTTTGCCGATCCACCGGAATTCTGGCTCTTCCGGCGCTGGTCTGGTTAGCAATGCTTCGGTTTCCCGATCAAAAATTCAAGAGTTGTCTGGCGATGGTTTTTGCCTGTTTCCTATCGTTCACTATTTATCTGATTGTGATCTGGCAGTCTTTTGGGAGTATCGACGCGGTCATTGCCGGACCCGATTACTGGCGTGGACAAACCAGCTATCCGTTGTATGCACTGGTCCGCTTTTTGAGCAATCCAATTGCTATTCACGGTCAGCACAACTCAATAATCGATTTTTCATTGGCGATCATGCACCTCACCGCACTTGTGGTTTCGTTTCGCCGGCTCCCGGTTCCGTACTTTGTGTATAGTATTTTCGTAATTGTTTTTCCATTGTCCAGCAGCTTATTTTCTTTTTCCAGACTCTGCCTGCTAAATTTTCCTTTCTTTTTATTTTTAGGAAGTCAGCTTTCCGGGCGATGGGCGTTGGTTCTGCAGACTCTGTTCGCAATGCTGCTTGCTTTTTTTATGGCGGCATTTGCGAACTGGTATTGGGTTGGATAG